In Erwinia sp. SLM-02, the genomic window TTTTAACGTTAGTAGAAGCCGCAAGCCACACCAGAAGCCGTAAGCATGACTACTACAGCAGGGATAATCTGGAAGTCAGCGTGGGCCTTGGCTGGACGACAGACTGGCTTGGAACGCTGTCGGTCAATCACACTCGGTCAACAACGTATTCCGATGAAGGGACCTGGCGTTATTACATGATCAACTGGAATCGACGTTTCAGTCATGGGCTACTTCTGACGGCCAGTGCCGCTCACGGCAGCGGGGGCACAAGGAACAATAACAGCGTGAACATTAATTTTAGCTGGCCGCTGGGTGAGAAACGCTTCCGCCATTACTATCGCGCCTACGATCGGCGACGCCTGCCAGGCACCAGCGTCAGCATGCCGTTGAACAGCCAGAGTGAATTGCAGCTTGCCGTAGAAGAAGAACAGAGCGAACGTAACCGGTCTCTGCAGGCTTCACTTTCCAACGATTTACGCTATACCAATGTGAATCTTAATCTGCTGGTGGATAACAAGCACTATCGCAACTACAGCGTCAGCACCAGCGGAAGCGTGGTCGCCCACAAACGGGGCATCACCTTCAGTAACAATCCCGTCCAGAGCACCTACGGCCTGATCAAACTCAGCGATCCGCTTGCAGGTATCCCCGTTAACACTCCGGGGGGAACCGCCTGGACAGACTGGCGCGGAATGGCAGTGATCCCCTCGCTGGCAGCCTGGCACGATAACGCCATTGATATTGATGTCGAACGGCTTCCGAAAAATGCGGATGTCTCAAACGGGCACCGCACCCTTCGCCCCGCATACGGTACGGTCAAAACCGTTAATGTCGCCATGCTGACAGGCACGCGGTTGTTAATGACGATCTCGTTGGCCGACGGCCGGCTGTTGCCAAAAGGCAGTACCGTCTGGGACGATCGGAAAATTGTCGCTGAGGCAGTCGATGATGGCGTGGTGTTTATAGAGAATGCGGCAAACGAGGGGCAGTTACATGTCAAAGTTAATCACTCGACCGAGCAGTGTGACATCCGATACCGGTTGCCGCCCGACGACGACCCGGAGAGCCTGTATCAACAACTCGCGCTCACCTGTGAGTAACCCTGAACCGATCGTACAAAGTAAAACGCCCGGTAAGGCGAACCTTACCGGGCGTGGCTACTTTCCCGCCTGCGGCGGTCAAGTGGGGGAGGAATTACATCATTCCGCCCATACCACCCATGCCGCCCATGCCGCCAGCACCGCCTAAATCAGGCGCGTCGCCTTTTGGCAGGTCGGTCACCATGCATTCGGTGGTGATCATCAGGCCAGCAACAGATGCCGCGTACTGCAGAGCAGAACGGGTCACTTTAGTTGGGTCCAGGATACCGAAGTCGATCATATCGCCGTATTCTTCAGTCTGTGCGTTGTAGCCGTAGTTACCTTCACCCGCTTTCACGGCGTTGGTCACGACAGACGGCTCTTCACCGGCGTTGGCAACGATCTGACGCAGAGGTGATTCCATTGCGCGCAGCGCAACTTTAATACCCACGTTCTGGTCTTCGTTCTGGCCACGCAGTTCCAGCAGCTTAGAAGCCACGCGAACCAGCGCCACACCACCACCGGCAACCACGCCTTCTTCTACCGCAGCACGGGTCGCGTGCAGGGCATCTTCAACGCGTGCTTTCTTCTCTTTCATTTCAACTTCAGTTGCTGCGCCCACTTTCAGTACGGCTACGCCGCCTGCCAGTTTCGCTACGCGCTCCTGCAGTTTTTCACGATCGTAGTCAGAAGTGGCTTCTTCAATCTGCTGACGGATCTGAGCAACACGGCCAGAGATGGCTGCTTCGTCACCGGTACCATCGATGATGGTGCTGGTGTCTTTGTTGATCACAACGCGCTTAGCCTGACCCAGATCTTCCAGGGTGGCTTTTTCCAGTTCCATACCGATCTCTTCAGAGATCACGGTACCACCGGTCAGCACAGCGATGTCCTGCAGCATAGCTTTACGACGGTCGCCGAAGCCAGGTGCTTTAACCGCAGCCACTTTCACGATGCCGCGCATGGTGTTAACCACCAGCGTTGCCAGCGCTTCGCCTTCAACATCTTCCGCCACGATCAGCAGTGGTTTACCGGCTTTCGCTACGGCTTCCAGTACTGGCAGCAGCTCACGGATGTTAGAGATTTTTTTGTCAGCCAGCAGGATGAATGGAGATTCCAGCTCGATGGCGCCAGTTTCTGGCTTGTTGATGAAGTAAGGAGACAGGTAGCCGCGATCGAACTGCATACCTTCAACCACGTCCAGCTCGTCCTGCAGGCCGGTGCCTTCTTCAACGGTGATAACGCCTTCTTTACCGACTTTTTCCATCGCCTGAGCGATCAGTTCGCCCACGGTTTCGTCGGAGTTGGCAGAAATCGTACCAACCTGAGCGATCGCTTTAGAATCAGAGCAAGGAACGGACAGTTTTTTCAGTTCTTCAACGGCTGCAATAACGGCTTTGTCGATGCCGCGCTTCAGGTCCATTGGGTTCATGCCAGCGGCAACTGCGCGCAGGCCTTCAGTGATGATGGACTGAGCCAGTACGGTTGCAGTCGTGGTACCGTCGCCCGCAGCATCGTTAGCTTTAGAAGCCACTTCTTTCACCATCTGAGCGCCCATGTTCTCGAACTTGTCTTCCAGTTCGATCTCACGCGCAACGGACACGCCGTCTTTGGTGATGGTCGGTGCACCAAAAGATTTATCCAGAACCACGTTACGGCCTTTCGGGCCCAGGGTAACTTTTACTGCATCTGCCAGTACGTTCACACCGCGCAGCATTTTTACGCGAGCGTCATTACCGAATTTTACGTCTTTAGCTGCCATTTTATAATTTCCCTTAAATTCGTTACGTTCAGTGAGTTTCGCGTAAATTACGCTTCAACAATCGCCAGGATGTCGTTTTCAGAGATGATCAGCACTTCTTCATTGTCGATCTTCTCGGTTTTCGCGCCGTAGCCTTCGTTGAAAATCACCACGTCACCAACTTTCACGTCCAGCGGCTTCACTTCGCCACTTTCCAGGATACGACCGTTACCTACAGCCAGCACTTCGCCACGGGTCGATTTGCCCGCTGCGGAACCGGTCAGCACGATGCCGCCTGCAGATTTAGATTCAACTTCTTTACGCTTAACAATCACACGGTCGTGCAGTGGACGAATTTTCATTGATAGCTCTCCTTTGAGAAGTCCAATCAGTCTTTTGGGATGAATGCCGGGCTTCGCTCGAAGCTGGCCTCGTGACGGAAGAGATAAGGACGGAACAACCCCCTTTCAAGGGCTAGAAAATATTTTTTTTGCTTGTGCTTCCGTTCGCCCATTTTTTAAACACCGTAAACCATAAAAAACGGCGCGAACATCCGTCCGCGCCGTTGGGTAGGGTTATGCCAGTCGACTAACGTTTATCATCACGGTCGTCATGTTCAATCAGCTGACTTTCTTTACGCTCATACTCGCCGTCGACGGTAAACCCCGCCCCGGTACCGGGACGCGCGCCGCCCCAGACGCGCAGATGCGGCATCAGTTTCAGCGTCAGATGCTTCTGCACCGGCGGCAGTAACAGCAGCAGGCCAATGAAGTCGGTGAAAAAGCCCGGGATCAGCAGCAGGAAGCCCGCCAGAATCAGTGAAACGCTCTTCACCATTTCGGCAGCAGGGCTTTCACCCGCGTTAAGTTTTTGCTGCATCAGCATAAAATTCTTCATCCCCTGGTTTTTCACCAGCGAGATACCAATGCAGGAGGTAAAAATCACCAGCAGCATGGTGAACAAGACCCCAAGCACGTGAGCGACCTGAATAAAGAGCGAAATCTCGATCCAGACCAGCACAAAAACCACTAAGAACGGTAACCAACGCACCGTATTCTCCTCTGTCAGTGGCCGTCCCGCTGATGGCAGGACGGCAGAAAATGGCGATCCTGAGGACCGATATTATAGAAGATGGGAGCGGCATACCCCGTTTTCAACTATAAATGTGGAAATTCGTCCCCCCACATCTTTTGCCGCGGCGATCACATATTATTGAAGATGTTTGAAATGGCACACGCTTTAAGTGATCTGGATTACGTCTTTTAACTGGTAACAGAATATGATCGTGCCTGAGCGGTCACGAACGGATAAAATACGGCTCAGGGCGTTTAACGCCACGATAATCCCCGGTGACCTGATTCCGAGCTGGTTATTGTTGCTGAAATTCGTTGTACACGGACCGTGCGCAGGATCTACTCCGTGCTGACGAAACGATCGGTACCGGTTGCCAGAGAAGGCAGGCGCTTAAATTGTGAAGATTTCCCGGCAGTTCTAACAAGAAGGTTCTCATGGCTAATAACATTCGTATCGAAGAAGATCTGTTAGGTATACGTGAAGTTCCGGCGGATGCTTACTACGGTGTTCATACTCTGCGTGCGATTGAAAACTTCTACATCAGTAACAGTAAAATCAGCGACATTCCCGAATTTGTCCGCGGCATGGTGATGGTGAAAAAAGCCGCCGCGCTGGCCAACAAAGAGCTGCAAACTATCCCACGCAACGTCGCCAATGCGATCGTCAGCGCCTGTGATGAAGTGCTGAACAACGGCAAATGTATGGATCAGTTCCCCATCGACGTGTATCAGGGCGGCGCGGGAACCTCGGTCAACATGAACACCAATGAGGTGCTGGCCAATATCGGCCTTGAGCTGATGGGCCACCAGAAAGGCGAGTATCAGTACCTCAACCCAAACGATCACGTTAATAAATGCCAGTCCACCAACGATGCCTATCCCACCGGTTTCCGCATCGCGGTATACAGCTCGATCCTCAAGCTGCTTGATGCCATTGCCCAGCTTAGCGAAGGCTTCCAGCGTAAAGCCGTCGAATTCCAGACCATCCTGAAAATGGGTCGTACCCAGCTGCAGGACGCCGTGCCGATGACCCTCGGCCAGGAGTTCCATGCCTTTAACGTGCTGCTGAACGAAGAGATTAAAAGCATTCTGCGCACCGCTGAACTGCTGCTGGAAGTGAACCTTGGCGCGACCGCCATCGGTACCCGACTGAATACGCCGGACGGCTACCAGCAGCTGGCGGTGCAGAAACTGGCTGAAGTCAGCGGGCTGCCGTGCGTACCGGCGGAAGACCTGATTGAAGCGACCTCCGACTGCGGTGCCTACGTCATGGTCCACAGCTCGCTGAAGCGCCTGGCGGTGAAGCTGTCGAAAATCTGTAACGACCTGCGCCTGCTCTCTTCCGGACCGCGCGCCGGCCTGAACGAGATTAACCTGCCGGAGCTGCAGGCAGGCTCTTCCATCATGCCGGCCAAGGTCAATCCGGTGGTGCCGGAAGTGGTCAATCAGGTCTGTTTCAAGGTGATTGGTAACGACATTACCGTGACCATGGCCTCCGAGGCGGGTCAGCTACAGCTGAACGTGATGGAGCCGGTGATTGGCCAGGCGCTGTTTGAGTCCGTCCATATTCTGACTAACGCCTGCTACAACCTGCTGGAAAAATGCGTCGACGGCATCACCGCCAACAAAGCGGTATGCGAAGCCTACGTGTTTAATTCCATCGGTATCGTCACCTACCTCAACCCGTATATCGGCCACCACAACGGCGATATCGTCGGTAAGATCTGTGCCGAAACCGGTAAAAGCGTGCGTGAAGTGGTGCTGGAGCGCGGACTGCTGACCGAAAGCGAGCTGGATGACATTTTCTCGACCCAGAACCTGATGTTCCCGGTTTACAAAGCAAAACGCTACACCGATGAAAACTAAAAATAAGCGATTTACCCAATAGCCCTTTTAAGGCACGTCAGTTCAGCGAACGACGTGCCTTTTTACTTTCCACGGTCTACAAATCATTAACAACTTATTATCAGTAATTTAAGGAGCACATAGATGTTGCTACCCGAGCTTGTCGTTGTCCTGCTGGCTATCTACCTGGGTGCCCGTCTGGGGGGGATTGGGATTGGTTTTGCCGGTGGTTTAGGCGTGCTGGTGCTTACCCTGGGGTTCCAGATAAAGCCCGGAGCCATACCCTTTGACGTCATTGAAATCATCATGGGGGTGATTGCCGCCATTGCCGCGATGCAGATCGCCGGCGGGATGGATTACCTGGTCAACCTGGCCGAGCGGCTGCTGCGTAAGCACCCGCGCTATATTACCTTTCTGGCACCGCTGGTCACCTACGGTATGACGCTGCTGGCGGGGACCGGCCATACCGCCTTCTCCACCCTGCCGGTGATTGCCGAAGTGGCTAAAGAGCAGGGCGTGCGCCCTTCCCGCCCGCTGTCGATCGCCGTGGTGGCCTCACAGATTGCCATTACCGCCTCACCGATTTCCGCCGCTGTCGTGTTTCTGGCCGCGCTGCTGGAGCCGAAAGGCGTCAGCTATCTTGGGCTGCTGGCGGTGGCCATCCCCTCAACGATGGCCGCTATTTTTGTCGCAGCGCTGGTGACCAACTTCCTTGGTAAAGAGCTGAAAGACGATCCGGTGTACCAGGCCCGGCTGGCGAAAGGCGAGGTGACGCTGCGCGGCGCCAGCGAATTTAAAGAGAAACCCGGCGCGAAGCTGTCCGTGCTGCTGTTTTTAATCGGCATCGTGGCGGTGGTGTTTTACGCCACGGCCATCAGCGACGCCGTCGGTCTGATCCAGAACCCGGTCCTGCCGCGTAACGAAGCAATCGTCGTATTTATGCTGACCGTCGCCACGCTGATCTGCCTGGTCTGTAAGGTGGATACCGGTGAGATCCTCAGCGCCAGCACCTTCAAGTCCGGTATGAGCGCCTGCGTCTGCGTGATGGGCGTTGCCTGGCTGGGGGATACGTTTGTCAAAGCGCATATCGGCGATATTCAGACCGTTGCCGGCGAGCTGCTGGACAGCTATCCGTGGATGCTGGCTATCGTCCTGTTCTTCGCCTCAACGCTGCTCTATTCCCAGGCCGCCACCACCAAAGCGCTGATGCCTGCCGCACTGTTGCTCGGCGTGTCGCCGGTCACGGCGGTGGCCTCTTTCGCGGCGGTATCGGCGCTGTTTGTGCTGCCGACTTACCCGACGCTGCTTGCCGCCGTTGAGATGGACGATACCGGCTCCACGCGTATTGGCCGCTTCGTCTTCAACCACTCATTCCTGATCCCCGGCACCCTGGCGATTATTCTCTCCGTGGTCTTCGGCTTCCTGATTGGGCATTTAGTGCTGTAGCCCTGGCTGCTGCGGGCCGAACGCCATCGTGCGCGGCCCGCGCACCACCATCGACATCATCCTGAAAAAGCCATCCCCGTATTGCCATGCTATTATCTGCGTTTGCCGTACAAGGAATAGCCGACAGCGCCGCTTTCCGGCCTGTTTCAGCCCCGAATGGAGAGAGCAAACGCCCGTTATGATCCCACGAATTTTGACTTCTTTTTTACTGCTGCTGTGTACCCTGTTCAGCATCAGTTCCAGCGCATCGCTTTTCGGCCAGGGCAGTAACGGCCAGTTTGTGCCGGTTAATCAGGCTTTTGCTTTTGACTTCAGTCAGCAGGAAAACCAGCTCACTTTGAGCTGGCAGATTAAGCCTGGCTACTACCTTTATCGTCAGCAGATCCATATCAACGTGCAGAACGCCACGCTGGCACCGTGGGCGCTGCCCGCCGGCAAGCCGCATGAGGATGAGTTCTACGGCAAAACCGAAATCTATCCGGAAAACCTCACGCTGCCGTTCACCATTCAGCAGGCGGGTAGCGGAGCGCAGCTTACCGTCACCTATCAGGGCTGCGCCGCCGTCGGATTCTGCTATCCGCCGGAAACCCGCAGCGTGCCGCTGAGCGCAGTCTTCGGGCAGGAACCCTCGTCCGTACCGGGCGACTCCGTCACGACGGCACCGGCTGAAGCTTCACCTTCCGCAGCCAGTACCCCACCCGTTGCAGAAGCTTCACCTCTCGCAGCCCGTTCTCCGTCCGCTATTGAAGCGCCACCTGCCGCAGCCGGTAACCCCTCCGCGGTTGAAAAGCCGCCGGCCGCCTCCAGCACGCCGTCTGAGGAGCCCTCCTCGCTGCCGTTCTCCCCGCTTTGGGCGCTGCTGATCGGCATCGGCGTCGCTTTTACCCCCTGCGTGCTGCCGATGTACCCGCTGATTTCCGGGATTATTCTCGGCGGCAGCCGTAAATTCAGCCTGGGCCGCCTGTTTATGCTGGCGATGATCTACGTTCAGGGCATGGCGCTGACCTATACGGTGATGGGCATTATCGTGGCGGCAGCCGGTCTGCGTTTCCAGGCCGC contains:
- the groL gene encoding chaperonin GroEL (60 kDa chaperone family; promotes refolding of misfolded polypeptides especially under stressful conditions; forms two stacked rings of heptamers to form a barrel-shaped 14mer; ends can be capped by GroES; misfolded proteins enter the barrel where they are refolded when GroES binds), giving the protein MAAKDVKFGNDARVKMLRGVNVLADAVKVTLGPKGRNVVLDKSFGAPTITKDGVSVAREIELEDKFENMGAQMVKEVASKANDAAGDGTTTATVLAQSIITEGLRAVAAGMNPMDLKRGIDKAVIAAVEELKKLSVPCSDSKAIAQVGTISANSDETVGELIAQAMEKVGKEGVITVEEGTGLQDELDVVEGMQFDRGYLSPYFINKPETGAIELESPFILLADKKISNIRELLPVLEAVAKAGKPLLIVAEDVEGEALATLVVNTMRGIVKVAAVKAPGFGDRRKAMLQDIAVLTGGTVISEEIGMELEKATLEDLGQAKRVVINKDTSTIIDGTGDEAAISGRVAQIRQQIEEATSDYDREKLQERVAKLAGGVAVLKVGAATEVEMKEKKARVEDALHATRAAVEEGVVAGGGVALVRVASKLLELRGQNEDQNVGIKVALRAMESPLRQIVANAGEEPSVVTNAVKAGEGNYGYNAQTEEYGDMIDFGILDPTKVTRSALQYAASVAGLMITTECMVTDLPKGDAPDLGGAGGMGGMGGMGGMM
- a CDS encoding co-chaperone GroES codes for the protein MKIRPLHDRVIVKRKEVESKSAGGIVLTGSAAGKSTRGEVLAVGNGRILESGEVKPLDVKVGDVVIFNEGYGAKTEKIDNEEVLIISENDILAIVEA
- a CDS encoding FxsA family protein; its protein translation is MRWLPFLVVFVLVWIEISLFIQVAHVLGVLFTMLLVIFTSCIGISLVKNQGMKNFMLMQQKLNAGESPAAEMVKSVSLILAGFLLLIPGFFTDFIGLLLLLPPVQKHLTLKLMPHLRVWGGARPGTGAGFTVDGEYERKESQLIEHDDRDDKR
- the aspA gene encoding aspartate ammonia-lyase, yielding MANNIRIEEDLLGIREVPADAYYGVHTLRAIENFYISNSKISDIPEFVRGMVMVKKAAALANKELQTIPRNVANAIVSACDEVLNNGKCMDQFPIDVYQGGAGTSVNMNTNEVLANIGLELMGHQKGEYQYLNPNDHVNKCQSTNDAYPTGFRIAVYSSILKLLDAIAQLSEGFQRKAVEFQTILKMGRTQLQDAVPMTLGQEFHAFNVLLNEEIKSILRTAELLLEVNLGATAIGTRLNTPDGYQQLAVQKLAEVSGLPCVPAEDLIEATSDCGAYVMVHSSLKRLAVKLSKICNDLRLLSSGPRAGLNEINLPELQAGSSIMPAKVNPVVPEVVNQVCFKVIGNDITVTMASEAGQLQLNVMEPVIGQALFESVHILTNACYNLLEKCVDGITANKAVCEAYVFNSIGIVTYLNPYIGHHNGDIVGKICAETGKSVREVVLERGLLTESELDDIFSTQNLMFPVYKAKRYTDEN
- a CDS encoding anaerobic C4-dicarboxylate transporter; the protein is MLLPELVVVLLAIYLGARLGGIGIGFAGGLGVLVLTLGFQIKPGAIPFDVIEIIMGVIAAIAAMQIAGGMDYLVNLAERLLRKHPRYITFLAPLVTYGMTLLAGTGHTAFSTLPVIAEVAKEQGVRPSRPLSIAVVASQIAITASPISAAVVFLAALLEPKGVSYLGLLAVAIPSTMAAIFVAALVTNFLGKELKDDPVYQARLAKGEVTLRGASEFKEKPGAKLSVLLFLIGIVAVVFYATAISDAVGLIQNPVLPRNEAIVVFMLTVATLICLVCKVDTGEILSASTFKSGMSACVCVMGVAWLGDTFVKAHIGDIQTVAGELLDSYPWMLAIVLFFASTLLYSQAATTKALMPAALLLGVSPVTAVASFAAVSALFVLPTYPTLLAAVEMDDTGSTRIGRFVFNHSFLIPGTLAIILSVVFGFLIGHLVL